DNA from Leptospira mayottensis 200901116:
AACAAGACGCATTGATACAAAATAGCTTTGATTTGATTCTTACTGGGTTAAAAAACCTGAAAGAACAATATCCGAAAGAAATTGAACTGATAGGAGTACCAGAAAATGGCACATAAGAAAGGTGGTGGATCTTCTAAGAACGGTCGGGATTCCAATTCCCAGAGACTCGGAGTAAAACGTTTCGGAGGAGAATCCGTCCTTGCAGGAAACATTCTCGTTCGTCAAAGAGGAACTAAATTCCGCCCTGGTAACAACGTTGGACTCGGAAAAGATCATACACTCTTTGCTCTCGTTCACGGGAAAGTAAAGTTTGAGATGGTTTCCAAATTGAAAATGCAAGTATCCGTTTACCCGGAATAAATCTTCATATTCAATCTCAAACCGGATGAACCGCAGTCTCCTGCCCGTTTCTGGGTCCGGACTCTGCGGTTTTTTGTTTTTTAAAACGATTTAAGAATTTAGAATATTCAAATATCATGGAATCCTTTGTAGACGAAGTCGCAATCGAAGTGTTCGCTGGTCACGGCGGAGCCGGTTCCGTCCATTTCCGGAGAGAGAAATACGTCGAGTTTGGTGGTCCTGATGGAGGAGACGGAGGGACCGGAGGCAACGTTATCATTCGTCCGAACCTTTCCATGTACACCCTTGATAAATATCTTT
Protein-coding regions in this window:
- the rpmA gene encoding 50S ribosomal protein L27, which gives rise to MAHKKGGGSSKNGRDSNSQRLGVKRFGGESVLAGNILVRQRGTKFRPGNNVGLGKDHTLFALVHGKVKFEMVSKLKMQVSVYPE